The genomic interval AAGAATTAAAACCATCTCTTTCATGTTGCAAAGGTAAATTTTTTCTTCAAACAAAATCAGCTTACCAGAACAGGAAAATCCGGCTAATAAATATTATTATCCTAAGCATTTTACAAAGAGATACAAACTTCTCGTTACAGCCTTATTAAAGAAGTTTTATAAAAACCCATAAAAATATCTTGATCCACTGTTCCAGGAAATGAATGGGGCTTACTTTTCAAAATGACAAAAGCTATCATTGACTGTTAATTAATTATAAACAAAAAATTGGAAATATCCCGGTTTATCTGACAATAGTGATTTTCAATAAAATGTATAGAGATTAATTGCCCGGTTGAACAACTCCGAATACTCAGGATTTCTCCACCGGAAAAAATAATGTTTCCGAGCATCTGCAAATAATTCTGCATTATTTGCAAAAATTGCTTATTTTTGTCAAAATAAGTATTTTACAACATTAAAGCGTAAATACATGGCACTTATGATATATAAGTGTAGTTTTTTAATGTATATATAAACAAGTTCGGTACAATCAAAAACAAAATTAAGTATGGCTAAATCGCAGGAAACATTCAATAAAAAAGAAAAAGAAAAGAAACGGTTAAAAAAGAAGCGGGACAAAGAGCAAAAGAAAGAAGAACGCAAAGCCAACTCCGATAAAGGGAAAAGCATAGAAGAAATGTTTGCCTATGTTGACCATTATGGTAATATTTCTTCAACCCCTCCCGACCCCAATAAAAAGAGAATTATAAAAGCAGAAGATATACAAATTGGCGTTTCGCGCCAGGAAGCAACCGAACCGGAAGACCCAACCCGGAACGGAACCATAACATTCTTTAACGAATCAAAAGGTTACGGATTCATCAAAGATGATGAAAACAAACAAAGCATTTTTGTACACGCTAATGGACTGATAAACCAAGTAAAAGAAAACGATAAAGTAACCTTTGAAGTTGAAATGGGTAAAAAAGGCTTAAATGCCGTAAGGGTAAAAATCAGGGATAAAGAATAAAACACAGAGGGCAGGGAAATAAAACGGGATGGTGTTTATCTAAATTTCCTGAAGCTCACAAGCTCACAGTTCCCGGTTTTTTACCGTAGTTTTCCCCTTGCCAGCGAAGCAAACACACCTGCCACGCAGAAAATGGTAAATATTACAAATGCAAAACGTATGCTGTAAAGAAATAGTCCGAGGTTTTCCGTACTTATCTTCATATTCCCCAGGTGCAAGGCAAAAACCAGCGTGGTAATTCCCATGCTTATTGCCTGCCCGGTAAGACGCATAGTCCCCAATATGGAAGATGCAAGGCTGTAGTCCTTCCTTTCCACGGCACTCATCACGGCATTGGTATTAGGTGATGAAAAAAGTGCAAACCCCAACCCGATAA from Lentimicrobiaceae bacterium carries:
- a CDS encoding cold shock domain-containing protein; its protein translation is MAKSQETFNKKEKEKKRLKKKRDKEQKKEERKANSDKGKSIEEMFAYVDHYGNISSTPPDPNKKRIIKAEDIQIGVSRQEATEPEDPTRNGTITFFNESKGYGFIKDDENKQSIFVHANGLINQVKENDKVTFEVEMGKKGLNAVRVKIRDKE